The Salinirubellus salinus genome segment GCCCAGTTGGGGGGCCAGCCCGCCCCGGTCGCCGCCCGCCGTGCCGGTCAAGAGCTGCTGGAGCAGCTCCTGCTGGCTGCGGGTCGCCGACTCGGTCGCCTGCTGGAACGCCTTGAACATCGGGGGCAAACTCAGCCCGTCGTCGTCCTCGCTCATCGCGTACTGGTAGTGATGCCCCGCACGAGGATAAGTGTTACTCTCAGTGGTGTCTGATGGTTCTGGATGGTATCGGGTGGTTTCCAGCCCCGAACCGACCACACCCTTTAAGACGCCGTGTACCTTCATACGTGGTAGTGATGTCCGACTCCTACTCGTCGCTGTTCGACGCCTGGTCACGGGCGTCGACGCGGGCGTTCGAGAACTACCTGGCCGCCAACCGGGCCGCGATGGCCGCGATGGGGGTCTCGACCGAGGAGACGTGGGGCGACACCGCCGCCACGCTCGGGAACGGTCAGGTGGAGACGACGGTCGCGGCCGACGCGACACTCCCCGGATGGGAGGTCGAGCTCGACGCCACCGACGGCGGCCTGCAGGTCGGTGACAGCGTCCGCTTCAGCAAGACCCTCTCGGCCGAGGACGTAGAACAGTTCGCCGCCGTCTCCGGCGACACCAACCCCCTCCACCTCGACGACGAGGCCGCCAGCCAGACCCGCTTCGGCGGCCGTATCGTCCACGGCAGCCTCGTCTCCGGTCTCATCTCCGCCGCCCTCGCCCGTCTCCCCGGTACCGTCGTCTACCTCTCGCAGGACACCGAGTTCCGCGCGCCCGTCCGCATCGGCGACCGTGTCACCGCCGACGTGGAGGCCGTCGAGGACCTCGGCGGCAACCGCTTCCGACTCCGGACGCAGGTGCTCCGCGACGACGACCCCGTCATCGACGGCGAGGCCGTCGTCCTCATCGAGTAGTCAGGAGAGGAACCCGGTCACGTCCGCGACGAACCGCCCCGGCACTTCTCTGGGGGCCCAGTGTCCCACCCCGTCGTAGAGCCGCGCCTCCGCGTCGGGGAGCTGTTCGGCCGCCCGCGACGCCCACGCCGCCGGCAACAGCGGGTCGCGCTTCCCGTGGACCAGCAGCGTCGGCACCTCCAGTCCCGCGAGCCGCGACGAGTGGTCCGTCGCCAACCCCGTCGCGCCGAAC includes the following:
- a CDS encoding MaoC family dehydratase, whose protein sequence is MSDSYSSLFDAWSRASTRAFENYLAANRAAMAAMGVSTEETWGDTAATLGNGQVETTVAADATLPGWEVELDATDGGLQVGDSVRFSKTLSAEDVEQFAAVSGDTNPLHLDDEAASQTRFGGRIVHGSLVSGLISAALARLPGTVVYLSQDTEFRAPVRIGDRVTADVEAVEDLGGNRFRLRTQVLRDDDPVIDGEAVVLIE
- a CDS encoding AbrB/MazE/SpoVT family DNA-binding domain-containing protein; the encoded protein is MSEDDDGLSLPPMFKAFQQATESATRSQQELLQQLLTGTAGGDRGGLAPQLGSMSQMAMFKTRVQSGGRISIPDAEREALDIQEGDIVQTVVIPVKRNRSDSDE